From a region of the Hymenobacter jejuensis genome:
- a CDS encoding acyltransferase family protein, with protein sequence MSVIVKSQEITIKKVDYNLEALRGFAAVIVVWFHVILHKNLLDPAFQPSGIWAYLPPGHQAVLVFFLLSGYVIELSTKQVALTSASIPEYLKKRLVRIYPIYALSMLLTLLVAVHHYSFSTITNHFTLTQILFSPLIEENNPVWSLHYEVLFYLLFIPLSYFRLSPLLMGLGALVVGIATVRFYSTLHLPPLLSSYSVGFAFWLSGVALARYVKQQVKKVPYALMLSMLLLLLAVQRFNLLDTVCRVLVTKLGFSLTFPDSVTWPEKIIPVVDLAYLPFCIGMLLIFSGKKFWLRRLIIAFLLLSPLYTFRYLYTQWGAYDVNEWVLPTVFYVAALVIYLLAKRLNSLARPIIYLLSRTGTISYGLYIIHFPLLYGFSQIPFFSGSPYTFITRAMLYLGVCLTLAYLLEKKFQPRVRVLLMK encoded by the coding sequence ATGAGTGTAATTGTTAAGTCGCAGGAGATTACCATAAAGAAGGTTGATTATAACTTAGAAGCTCTGCGTGGCTTTGCTGCTGTTATCGTAGTCTGGTTTCACGTTATTCTACACAAAAATTTACTTGATCCTGCTTTCCAACCTTCTGGTATTTGGGCCTATTTGCCACCAGGGCATCAAGCGGTATTGGTATTCTTTCTTCTGTCTGGTTATGTAATCGAATTATCGACCAAACAAGTGGCTCTGACGAGCGCTTCAATTCCAGAATATCTAAAAAAGAGGCTTGTCCGCATTTACCCCATCTATGCCTTGAGTATGTTGCTGACTCTGTTGGTGGCTGTACACCACTATTCTTTCTCTACCATTACAAATCACTTTACGCTTACACAAATACTATTTTCTCCACTCATTGAAGAGAACAACCCGGTCTGGTCGTTACACTATGAAGTGCTCTTTTATCTGCTCTTTATTCCGCTCTCTTACTTCAGATTGAGCCCGCTGCTAATGGGTTTAGGAGCTCTGGTAGTAGGCATTGCAACAGTCCGGTTTTATTCGACATTACACTTACCGCCGCTGCTATCTTCTTATTCCGTGGGCTTTGCTTTTTGGCTAAGCGGTGTCGCCCTAGCTCGATATGTAAAGCAGCAGGTTAAGAAGGTGCCGTACGCACTGATGCTGAGCATGTTGCTACTGCTGCTCGCGGTACAAAGGTTCAATTTGCTGGATACGGTATGTCGAGTATTAGTCACCAAATTAGGGTTTAGCCTGACCTTTCCAGATAGTGTGACGTGGCCTGAAAAAATTATTCCTGTTGTTGATCTAGCCTATTTACCGTTCTGTATTGGGATGCTGCTTATTTTCTCCGGAAAGAAGTTTTGGCTGCGCCGGCTGATAATTGCTTTTTTATTGCTGTCTCCGCTGTATACGTTCCGCTATCTTTATACACAATGGGGAGCCTACGACGTGAACGAGTGGGTACTGCCGACAGTTTTTTATGTGGCGGCTCTCGTGATTTATTTGCTGGCCAAAAGGCTTAACTCACTTGCTCGTCCCATAATTTATTTGCTCTCTCGTACCGGTACTATTTCGTATGGCCTATATATAATTCACTTTCCTTTGCTGTACGGCTTTAGTCAAATTCCTTTCTTTTCGGGCTCGCCATATACGTTTATTACAAGAGCAATGCTGTATCTCGGCGTGTGTCTTACGCTTGCTTACTTGTTGGAAAAGAAATTTCAGCCTCGCGTTCGGGTACTTTTGATGAAGTAG
- a CDS encoding pirin family protein, with amino-acid sequence MLDLVIDARPASLSPGFGVRRILPFRLRRMLGPFIFMDHAGPVNLPPEQLPTLDVLPHPHIGLSTVSYLFGGQVTHRDSLGVEQIIRPGEVNWMTAGSGIAHSERFEDPTALAGGALEMIQTWVALPESDEESVPAFTNYQPHELPIFTDNGVWMRLIAGDAFGLKNGVKTHSPLFYLHVVLQPGARFGLPQGHRERGAYIARGSVEVSGQTYSAGQLLVFKPGIDPVIVAREASTLMLLGGEPLGERFIWWNFVSSRRDRIEQAKADWQAGRIALPPTDNAEFVPLPQDRSRPASSPAPEPLS; translated from the coding sequence ATGCTAGATTTAGTTATTGATGCGCGCCCAGCGTCGCTGAGCCCCGGTTTCGGCGTGCGGCGGATTTTGCCTTTTCGGCTGCGGCGCATGCTGGGGCCGTTTATTTTCATGGATCACGCGGGGCCGGTGAATCTGCCACCCGAACAGTTGCCGACGCTCGATGTACTGCCGCACCCGCATATCGGGCTCTCTACGGTCAGCTACTTGTTTGGCGGGCAGGTGACCCACCGCGACAGTCTGGGCGTGGAGCAAATAATCCGGCCCGGTGAGGTAAACTGGATGACAGCCGGCAGCGGCATTGCCCACTCCGAACGCTTCGAAGACCCCACGGCCTTGGCCGGCGGGGCGCTGGAAATGATCCAGACGTGGGTGGCACTACCCGAATCCGACGAGGAAAGCGTCCCGGCCTTCACGAATTATCAACCCCACGAGCTACCCATCTTTACTGATAACGGCGTGTGGATGAGGCTCATAGCCGGAGATGCTTTTGGGTTGAAAAACGGCGTAAAGACGCATTCTCCGCTGTTCTATCTGCACGTAGTGTTGCAGCCGGGCGCTCGATTTGGTTTGCCGCAGGGGCACCGCGAACGAGGTGCTTACATAGCCAGGGGCAGCGTAGAAGTGAGCGGCCAAACGTACAGCGCCGGTCAATTATTGGTATTCAAGCCCGGCATCGACCCAGTTATAGTGGCCCGCGAAGCCAGCACCCTGATGCTGTTGGGAGGTGAGCCGCTGGGCGAACGGTTTATCTGGTGGAATTTCGTTTCCTCACGCCGCGACCGCATCGAGCAGGCCAAAGCCGATTGGCAAGCCGGCCGCATCGCGCTGCCGCCCACCGACAACGCCGAGTTTGTTCCGCTACCACAAGATCGCTCACGGCCTGCTAGCTCGCCTGCCCCTGAGCCTTTGTCTTAG
- a CDS encoding glycoside hydrolase family 30 protein yields the protein MRKNFIALIVLSALGLHSVSAQKANPTAGNAKTYSAVGKKARVFTTAENTNYRLAATDELSFQAAGQPLETQVCVFVDPTHTFQTMLGIGGALTDASAETFAKLPKPQQQELLKAYYSPTDGIGYTLARTSIHSSDFSSGSYTYVADNDKALKTFSVKHDQQYRIPFIKQAIQAAGGKLTMFVSPWSPPAWMKDNHDLLQGGKLLPEFRQSWADYYVKFIKTYEQLGIPIWGLSVQNEPMAKQKWESCIFTAEDERDFIKEYLGPTLQKGGLGDKKLIAWDHNRDLIFQRASTILDDPQAAKYVWGIGYHWYETWTGSGMQFENLKRVAETYPSKNLIFTEGCVEKFDFAQVNEWRLGERYGMSMIGDFNAGTVGWTDWNVLLDETGGPNHVGNFCFAPIIADTRSGKLLYTNAYYYIGHFSKFIRPGAQRISSSSNRDMLQTTAFRNPDGKVAVVVMNSSTNKQPFQLWIKGQGASAVSLPHSIMTLVVN from the coding sequence ATGCGTAAAAATTTTATTGCTCTGATTGTGCTCTCGGCTTTAGGTTTGCACAGCGTTTCGGCTCAAAAAGCCAATCCAACGGCCGGAAATGCCAAAACCTATTCGGCAGTTGGCAAGAAAGCGCGCGTTTTCACCACCGCCGAGAATACCAACTACCGCTTGGCTGCCACCGACGAGCTGTCTTTTCAGGCCGCTGGGCAACCGCTTGAAACCCAGGTCTGTGTGTTCGTGGATCCGACGCATACGTTCCAGACGATGCTCGGAATCGGCGGGGCGCTCACCGATGCGTCAGCCGAAACCTTTGCTAAGCTACCCAAACCCCAGCAGCAGGAATTGCTGAAAGCTTATTACAGCCCCACCGACGGCATTGGCTACACGCTGGCCCGGACCAGCATTCACAGCAGCGACTTTTCGAGCGGCAGCTACACCTATGTCGCTGATAATGACAAGGCTCTGAAGACCTTCAGCGTCAAGCACGATCAGCAATATCGCATTCCGTTTATCAAGCAGGCCATTCAGGCGGCCGGCGGCAAGCTGACGATGTTTGTCAGTCCGTGGAGCCCGCCAGCCTGGATGAAGGACAACCACGACCTGTTGCAGGGCGGTAAGCTGCTGCCCGAGTTTCGCCAGAGCTGGGCCGATTACTACGTCAAGTTTATCAAGACGTATGAGCAGCTGGGCATCCCCATCTGGGGCCTGTCGGTACAAAACGAGCCCATGGCCAAGCAAAAGTGGGAATCCTGCATCTTCACGGCCGAAGACGAGCGCGACTTCATCAAGGAATATTTGGGGCCGACACTGCAAAAAGGCGGTTTGGGCGACAAAAAGCTCATTGCCTGGGATCACAACCGCGACCTGATTTTTCAGCGAGCCAGCACCATCCTCGACGATCCGCAGGCGGCGAAGTACGTGTGGGGCATCGGTTACCACTGGTACGAAACCTGGACCGGCAGCGGCATGCAGTTTGAAAACCTGAAGCGCGTGGCCGAAACCTATCCCTCTAAAAATCTGATCTTTACCGAAGGCTGCGTGGAAAAATTTGATTTTGCGCAGGTAAACGAATGGCGGCTGGGCGAGCGCTACGGAATGTCGATGATCGGGGATTTCAACGCCGGCACCGTCGGCTGGACTGATTGGAACGTGCTGCTCGACGAAACCGGCGGCCCCAACCACGTGGGTAACTTCTGCTTTGCACCCATCATTGCCGATACCCGAAGCGGTAAGTTACTGTATACCAATGCGTACTATTACATCGGACACTTCTCGAAGTTTATCCGGCCAGGTGCGCAGCGCATCAGCAGCAGCTCGAACCGCGACATGCTTCAGACGACTGCGTTCCGCAACCCCGATGGCAAAGTGGCCGTGGTGGTAATGAACAGTAGCACCAACAAACAGCCCTTCCAACTCTGGATCAAAGGCCAGGGCGCAAGTGCGGTCAGCCTCCCCCACTCCATCATGACGCTGGTGGTGAATTAA
- a CDS encoding YitT family protein yields the protein MLLERLIPPRFRTRNFARQVLATPIGAPPPATGYNLFYHLSQRWVRQALLHGVLLVAGVFSAALGLKGFLLPSHFIDGGVTGISLLINQLTGVSLSLLIILINIPFIILGYYHLGRKFALKTLVTILALSGAVLIVSFPPLTHDKLLIAVFGGFFLGAGVGLAMRGGGVLDGTEILALYLSRKLPMSIGDIVLIINIIIFGVAAWLLSIETALYSILAYLSAAKTVDFILVGIEEYTGVTVISFHSTEIRQMITDKLRRGATVYECTQGFGVHGHQHLKVEAIFTVITRLEVITLTDEIRKIDPHAFIVMQSISDTKGGLVKKRALH from the coding sequence ATGTTGCTCGAACGCCTTATTCCTCCGCGCTTCCGTACCAGGAATTTCGCCCGGCAGGTGCTTGCCACGCCTATCGGCGCGCCTCCTCCGGCCACCGGGTACAATTTGTTTTATCACCTGTCGCAGCGCTGGGTGCGGCAGGCTTTGCTGCATGGCGTGCTGCTGGTGGCCGGCGTGTTTTCGGCTGCACTAGGCCTAAAAGGCTTTTTGCTTCCTAGTCATTTCATTGACGGGGGTGTTACGGGTATATCCTTGTTAATCAACCAATTAACAGGTGTATCGCTTTCGCTGCTGATTATTCTGATCAATATCCCGTTTATCATCCTGGGCTACTATCACCTCGGCAGGAAATTCGCGCTCAAGACGCTGGTGACGATTCTGGCCTTGTCTGGCGCGGTGCTGATCGTTTCCTTTCCGCCGCTCACGCACGACAAACTGCTGATTGCCGTGTTTGGTGGCTTCTTCTTGGGAGCCGGCGTAGGACTGGCCATGCGCGGGGGCGGCGTGCTCGACGGGACCGAAATTCTGGCGCTCTACCTGAGCCGGAAGCTGCCCATGTCGATCGGGGATATCGTGTTGATTATCAATATTATAATATTCGGCGTGGCGGCGTGGCTGCTGTCCATCGAAACGGCGCTGTATTCCATCCTGGCGTATTTGTCGGCGGCCAAGACCGTGGACTTTATTTTGGTGGGCATTGAGGAATACACCGGGGTGACCGTCATTTCCTTCCACAGCACCGAAATCCGGCAAATGATCACCGACAAGCTGCGCCGTGGAGCTACCGTGTACGAGTGCACCCAAGGGTTTGGCGTTCACGGCCACCAACACCTGAAAGTGGAAGCAATTTTTACGGTTATCACTCGCTTAGAGGTAATTACGCTCACCGACGAAATACGCAAAATAGACCCGCACGCCTTCATCGTCATGCAAAGCATCAGCGATACGAAAGGCGGGTTGGTCAAGAAGCGAGCCTTGCACTGA
- a CDS encoding cyclic nucleotide-binding domain-containing protein gives MEKLNRFLGIRPREAKTVWLFFAHNFLLGLGTVLAFVAANVVLLHDQPMRNLPLGYCAGALAVLVVGRVYAYFEEQLLLKKLAGRALLGAIVLVLGLGLLWWYAPSVGAAVAIMAGYRVAYLLVNLQIWGIASASFNARQGRRLFNVISSGDIVGKGLGALLLVLLHRYLGLSALLLAAFGAFLGAWRMQQLTLQAQSAARIKSSYTGRPLPKSLLQHGFGRNQLIRAMGFSLAALAAVTVCVEYFLFMSVYNRLPLQPSIVETMGGVLALTYLLALVGKVVLTRYGLDRLGVRGALAGLPLAGLAGVLLAGALTALRAGFAARMLFFCGFYLVLESLRRALFEPIFQTLYQPLKPRERVESHTLIKGFYEPLGLGLSGLLLFGLRQMPALSQWVPLVWMALLLLGALYLVKHAYRNYLEGLKGALGLRFLENAPSATETDEPGQHPDEEALDAIEHLQRAGSGALAEHAENLLNHADSRVRNRVLRLVGHHADPTLLRRLALDDPNPVLREMASRLVGRHPQADDLLQHPDLVVRKGALIGRLEDQPADALAQTSLEALLASTDPDTQLLALALIRFLIPEQQLALVTTSLHSPDPTLVQAAVHAVAETPTPTLIAQLIALVSDKKVRKPAAECLVRLGDAALPLLKEALLQETDEQCSRRLAQVCASPTTPAARQVLVDVVQGANLHGRAAALMALAHFPSSHDDSPVFQRLVEKELRMAKHLLHGMVAANAELRSALHFELRGCRRRLFGLLLQMYERQYIVEARRGVEHSTGERQLTALEILDNLIPRPLYQGLQALLDVGRLSHKVQLLEGILGPSLSSEPIHTTIVRRGAAGFSSWTISVALRQWHAQPNTVEYLYPLLQSPNLLIQESACAVLRQLPMQRPAAFDHLVSVYPCVNQMLMSNQANGPSYSAQERIRMLKGTPLFAETSENVLATIMPIMKEVAFQPGQEIFAKGAIGTTLFIVGDGEVGIFDGKRQLTTFRKGDFFGELALLDAQARSASAVALGPVVAFRIDQEDFYDVMEECAEVVRNIMRVLCQRLRQQNDKM, from the coding sequence ATGGAAAAGTTGAACCGTTTTCTGGGAATACGGCCCCGCGAGGCGAAGACGGTCTGGTTGTTTTTTGCGCACAATTTTTTGCTTGGGCTGGGCACCGTTCTGGCGTTTGTGGCCGCCAACGTAGTGCTGTTGCACGATCAGCCTATGCGCAACCTGCCCTTGGGCTACTGCGCTGGGGCACTGGCGGTGCTGGTAGTCGGCAGAGTGTATGCCTACTTCGAAGAGCAGCTGCTACTGAAAAAGCTGGCCGGGCGGGCGCTGCTGGGGGCTATTGTACTCGTGTTGGGGCTTGGGCTGCTGTGGTGGTATGCCCCTTCGGTAGGCGCGGCGGTGGCCATTATGGCGGGTTACCGCGTGGCGTATTTGCTTGTCAATCTGCAAATTTGGGGGATAGCTTCAGCTTCCTTCAATGCGCGGCAGGGGCGGCGGCTTTTTAATGTGATCAGTTCCGGCGACATCGTGGGCAAAGGACTGGGTGCGCTACTGCTAGTGCTGCTGCACCGCTATCTTGGGTTGTCGGCGTTGCTGCTGGCGGCTTTCGGCGCCTTTTTGGGCGCCTGGCGCATGCAGCAGCTCACGCTGCAAGCGCAATCGGCCGCGCGGATAAAGTCGTCGTATACCGGCCGACCGTTGCCGAAATCACTCCTACAGCACGGTTTTGGCCGTAACCAGCTGATTCGGGCCATGGGCTTCAGCTTGGCGGCGCTGGCCGCTGTGACAGTATGCGTGGAGTATTTCTTGTTCATGAGCGTCTACAACCGGCTGCCGCTCCAACCGAGTATAGTGGAAACAATGGGCGGGGTGCTGGCCCTGACCTACCTGCTGGCACTGGTGGGCAAGGTGGTGCTGACGCGCTACGGCCTCGACCGGCTGGGCGTGCGCGGGGCGCTGGCCGGGCTGCCCCTCGCCGGGCTGGCGGGCGTGCTGCTGGCAGGCGCGCTGACGGCCCTGCGCGCGGGGTTTGCTGCCAGAATGCTCTTTTTTTGTGGCTTTTATCTGGTGCTGGAAAGCCTGCGCCGCGCCTTATTCGAACCCATTTTTCAGACCTTATATCAGCCCCTGAAACCCCGCGAGCGCGTGGAAAGCCATACCCTGATCAAAGGGTTTTATGAGCCTTTAGGGCTGGGATTGAGTGGGTTACTATTATTTGGCCTGCGCCAGATGCCTGCGCTGAGCCAGTGGGTGCCGCTCGTCTGGATGGCGCTGCTGCTGCTCGGGGCACTGTATTTGGTGAAACATGCCTACCGGAATTATCTGGAAGGGCTGAAGGGCGCGTTGGGTTTACGCTTTTTGGAAAACGCTCCGTCGGCTACGGAAACCGACGAACCGGGGCAACACCCCGACGAAGAAGCGCTCGATGCCATCGAACATTTGCAACGGGCTGGTTCTGGGGCACTTGCCGAACACGCCGAAAACCTGCTCAACCACGCCGACAGCCGGGTGCGAAACCGGGTTCTGCGGCTGGTAGGTCACCACGCCGACCCCACGCTGCTGCGCCGACTCGCCCTCGACGATCCCAACCCTGTGCTGCGAGAAATGGCCAGCCGGCTGGTGGGACGGCATCCACAGGCCGATGATCTGTTGCAGCATCCGGATCTGGTTGTGCGCAAGGGCGCCCTTATCGGTCGGCTGGAAGACCAACCTGCCGATGCATTGGCACAAACCAGCCTGGAAGCGCTCCTTGCTTCGACCGACCCCGACACCCAGCTACTGGCGCTGGCGCTGATTCGGTTTCTGATCCCGGAGCAGCAGCTCGCGCTCGTCACTACCAGCCTGCATAGTCCGGACCCAACCTTGGTGCAGGCAGCAGTGCACGCCGTGGCCGAAACGCCTACCCCGACGTTAATTGCGCAGCTAATCGCACTGGTAAGCGACAAAAAGGTACGCAAGCCCGCTGCCGAATGCTTGGTGCGGCTTGGCGATGCTGCCCTGCCGCTGCTGAAAGAGGCGCTTCTGCAGGAAACCGACGAGCAATGTTCGCGGCGGCTGGCGCAGGTTTGTGCCAGCCCGACTACGCCAGCGGCCCGGCAGGTGTTGGTGGATGTCGTGCAGGGCGCCAACCTACACGGCCGCGCTGCCGCTTTGATGGCCCTAGCGCATTTTCCCTCCTCCCACGACGATTCCCCTGTCTTTCAGCGGCTTGTGGAGAAAGAGCTGCGCATGGCCAAGCATTTGCTGCACGGCATGGTGGCCGCCAACGCCGAGCTTCGGAGCGCCCTGCACTTCGAGTTGCGCGGCTGTCGGCGGCGCCTTTTTGGGCTGCTTTTGCAAATGTATGAGCGTCAATACATTGTGGAAGCCCGCCGCGGCGTAGAACACTCAACCGGCGAACGACAGCTCACCGCCCTAGAAATACTGGACAATCTGATTCCTAGGCCGCTTTACCAAGGCTTGCAGGCGCTCCTCGACGTGGGCCGGCTCAGTCACAAAGTGCAGCTTTTGGAGGGCATTCTGGGGCCGTCGCTTTCATCGGAGCCCATCCACACGACCATCGTTCGCCGCGGGGCGGCGGGGTTTTCGTCGTGGACGATCAGCGTGGCCCTGCGGCAGTGGCATGCGCAGCCCAATACCGTCGAATACCTGTACCCGCTTCTGCAAAGTCCGAATCTGCTGATTCAGGAAAGTGCCTGCGCTGTCTTGCGGCAGTTGCCCATGCAGCGCCCCGCCGCCTTCGATCATCTGGTTTCGGTATATCCATGTGTTAATCAGATGCTTATGAGCAACCAAGCTAATGGCCCCTCTTACTCGGCCCAGGAGCGCATCCGGATGCTGAAAGGCACGCCGCTTTTTGCCGAAACCTCTGAAAACGTGCTCGCCACCATCATGCCGATCATGAAGGAAGTTGCTTTTCAACCCGGCCAGGAAATATTTGCCAAAGGTGCCATCGGCACTACCTTGTTCATTGTGGGCGATGGCGAAGTAGGTATTTTCGACGGCAAGCGCCAGCTGACGACCTTCCGAAAGGGCGATTTCTTTGGTGAGTTGGCCTTGCTCGACGCCCAGGCCCGCTCGGCCTCTGCCGTGGCACTAGGGCCAGTAGTGGCGTTTCGGATCGATCAGGAAGACTTTTATGATGTGATGGAGGAGTGCGCTGAAGTTGTGCGCAACATCATGCGAGTACTTTGCCAGCGCCTACGCCAACAGAACGACAAAATGTAG
- a CDS encoding cellulase family glycosylhydrolase: protein MQRKTIAVSARTSLHFLIRKYIRHPILLLSIGLVALVTHGVRAQSLPMLHADGPAIVDAKNQPVVLRGLNVGGWLLQESYILKTDSLNCQWRIKQGLLRSMPDAAMEEFYQQYRAGFVTKEDIDFIANQGFNCVRLPFHYDLFLTREQRQARTKALTSGNTDAYVAALSKWYDANQLFVQPDKLDGVKLIDDVLKWCAANKLYVILDLHAAPGGQGTDRNINDNFKSLDLWKRTDAKGRHLYQDMTVRLWQQLAARYKNDPRVAMYDLINEPHNVNAANGLSTDNAELNALYSRLIDAVRSQNDQHLILLEGNGYGNEYTNLTPDRLKSKSTRNLVYNAHRYWCTNDPQASDPNPNQINLIHNLVAFRDQHKVPVWVGETGENSNDWFATAVQELNNQNIGWCHWTLKRVEGATSLLSVKEYGSILTPEGRAALLRNSRFRECSQNKDVVAALLQPGSKSLAFKKITLPGTIQAVDYDLGRNGVAYSDTYAGRVDFTKHTPWNEGGGYRNDGVDIQKVTDTGSNSYAVGHTEAGEWLHYTVSISKPGAYKVQVRVANATAAPAKLLLKLNQQVVGTLVVAPTGAATWQTLPMTTAALPAGTHTLQLYIEQPGALISWLKFGEPK from the coding sequence ATGCAAAGGAAAACGATTGCGGTTTCTGCCCGCACGTCACTTCACTTTTTGATTCGCAAGTACATTCGCCACCCTATTCTGTTACTGAGTATTGGGCTGGTGGCGCTGGTAACGCACGGCGTGCGAGCCCAGTCGCTGCCCATGCTACACGCCGACGGCCCCGCGATTGTGGATGCCAAAAACCAGCCGGTTGTGTTGCGCGGCCTCAATGTGGGCGGTTGGTTGTTGCAGGAAAGCTACATCCTCAAAACCGATTCGTTGAACTGCCAATGGCGCATCAAGCAGGGCCTGTTGCGCTCCATGCCGGACGCGGCTATGGAAGAGTTTTACCAGCAGTACCGCGCTGGGTTTGTTACCAAAGAGGATATCGATTTTATTGCCAATCAAGGGTTTAACTGCGTGCGGCTGCCTTTTCACTACGATCTGTTTCTGACGCGTGAGCAGCGGCAGGCCCGCACCAAAGCCCTCACTTCGGGCAATACCGATGCCTACGTGGCGGCCTTAAGCAAGTGGTACGACGCCAATCAGCTGTTTGTCCAGCCCGATAAGCTCGACGGCGTGAAGCTGATCGATGACGTGCTGAAGTGGTGTGCGGCCAATAAGCTCTACGTCATTCTGGATTTGCATGCCGCGCCGGGCGGCCAGGGCACCGACCGCAACATCAACGACAACTTCAAGTCGCTGGATTTGTGGAAGCGCACCGATGCCAAGGGCCGTCACCTCTACCAAGACATGACCGTACGCCTCTGGCAACAACTCGCGGCCCGCTACAAAAACGACCCGCGCGTAGCCATGTACGACCTTATCAACGAGCCGCATAACGTCAATGCTGCCAATGGTTTATCCACTGACAATGCCGAATTGAATGCCCTGTATAGTCGCCTCATCGACGCGGTGCGCAGCCAGAATGATCAGCACCTGATCCTGCTGGAGGGCAACGGCTACGGCAACGAATACACCAACCTCACTCCCGACCGCCTCAAGAGCAAGAGCACCCGCAACCTCGTCTACAACGCGCATCGGTACTGGTGTACCAACGATCCGCAAGCAAGCGATCCCAACCCCAATCAGATCAACCTGATTCACAACCTCGTCGCGTTTCGCGATCAGCACAAAGTGCCGGTATGGGTGGGCGAAACAGGCGAAAACTCCAACGACTGGTTTGCTACGGCCGTGCAAGAGCTTAATAACCAGAATATTGGATGGTGCCACTGGACGCTCAAGCGCGTAGAAGGCGCCACTAGCCTGCTATCGGTGAAAGAGTACGGCAGCATCCTCACGCCCGAAGGACGCGCCGCGCTGCTGCGCAACAGTCGTTTTCGCGAGTGCTCTCAAAACAAAGATGTAGTGGCCGCGCTGCTTCAGCCCGGTAGTAAAAGCTTGGCTTTTAAGAAGATAACGCTGCCCGGAACGATCCAAGCGGTCGATTATGACTTAGGCCGCAACGGCGTGGCCTACTCGGATACTTACGCCGGGCGCGTCGATTTTACCAAGCATACGCCCTGGAATGAGGGCGGAGGCTATCGGAATGATGGGGTTGATATTCAAAAGGTTACAGATACTGGCTCCAACAGCTATGCCGTCGGCCACACTGAAGCCGGTGAGTGGCTGCACTACACGGTCAGCATCAGCAAGCCTGGTGCCTACAAAGTGCAGGTGCGAGTAGCCAATGCGACTGCTGCCCCCGCTAAGCTATTGCTCAAGCTAAACCAACAGGTTGTGGGCACGCTCGTCGTAGCGCCAACGGGGGCCGCCACATGGCAGACCTTGCCCATGACAACCGCTGCACTGCCCGCTGGTACGCACACGCTACAGCTTTATATAGAGCAACCCGGTGCGCTGATAAGCTGGCTCAAGTTCGGCGAACCGAAATAA